The following coding sequences are from one Arcobacter nitrofigilis DSM 7299 window:
- the rarD gene encoding EamA family transporter RarD, with protein sequence MSNERLGQLYAVFAFLFWGGLSPIYFKEVSSVAPIEILVYRVIFSVITLLPFLFYKKEISSFLSIIKDFKQLRNLFFSTFFVSVNWLIFIWAITNNRILEASLGYYINPLVNVLFGFLFFKERMTKYQYVAIFIATLAILYQLITLGYIPIVSLSLAVSFAMYGMIRKKINVGSIVGLFVEVLLTLPFAIAYLIYIYNEKGIAFGENSGVYVSFMLVLAGLVTVIPLLLFNGAATRMKLATLGFFQYIAPTVSFLIAVFIYHEEFNIDKLVTFCLIWIALIIYSLDSFSKRRVKS encoded by the coding sequence TTGAGTAATGAGAGATTAGGGCAGCTTTATGCTGTATTTGCATTTTTATTTTGGGGTGGATTATCTCCGATATATTTTAAAGAAGTTTCTTCAGTAGCTCCAATTGAGATATTAGTTTATAGAGTTATATTTTCAGTTATTACCCTTTTGCCTTTTTTATTTTATAAAAAAGAAATTAGTTCATTTTTAAGTATTATAAAAGATTTTAAGCAACTTAGAAATTTGTTTTTTTCTACTTTTTTTGTATCTGTAAATTGGCTTATTTTTATTTGGGCAATAACTAATAATAGAATACTAGAGGCTTCTCTTGGTTATTATATAAATCCACTTGTAAATGTCTTATTTGGTTTTTTATTTTTTAAAGAGAGAATGACAAAATATCAGTATGTAGCAATATTTATTGCCACTTTAGCAATATTATATCAACTTATTACCTTAGGTTATATTCCAATAGTATCTTTATCTTTAGCCGTTTCTTTTGCAATGTATGGAATGATAAGAAAAAAAATAAATGTAGGCTCTATTGTAGGACTATTTGTAGAAGTTCTTTTAACATTGCCTTTTGCTATTGCTTATTTGATTTATATATATAATGAAAAAGGAATAGCTTTTGGTGAGAATAGTGGAGTTTATGTCTCTTTTATGCTAGTTCTTGCAGGGCTAGTAACTGTTATTCCCTTGTTATTATTTAATGGAGCAGCTACAAGAATGAAACTTGCTACATTAGGTTTTTTTCAATATATTGCTCCTACAGTCTCTTTTTTGATTGCCGTATTTATTTATCATGAAGAATTCAATATTGATAAATTAGTAACCTTTTGTTTAATTTGGATAGCACTTATTATTTATTCATTGGATTCATTTTCAAAAAGAAGAGTTAAATCTTAA
- a CDS encoding gamma-glutamylcyclotransferase family protein yields MDTTLFVYGTLMPNCPNAHVLEKIVGKFVPATVKGFLIDAGWSASMGYPGIRLNPDGDTVHGFLFTSSNLINHWDYLDEFEGGEFVRTPVTVERYDELEVDTYIYTLKDHIQEI; encoded by the coding sequence TTGGATACAACTCTTTTTGTTTATGGTACACTTATGCCAAACTGTCCAAATGCCCATGTATTAGAGAAAATTGTAGGTAAATTTGTACCTGCTACTGTAAAAGGTTTTTTAATAGATGCTGGTTGGAGTGCAAGTATGGGGTATCCAGGAATAAGACTTAATCCAGATGGGGATACTGTTCATGGGTTTTTATTTACTTCCTCAAATTTAATTAATCATTGGGATTATTTAGATGAATTTGAAGGTGGTGAATTTGTAAGAACACCAGTAACTGTTGAACGATATGATGAATTAGAAGTTGATACTTATATTTATACATTAAAAGATCACATACAGGAGATATAA
- a CDS encoding thioredoxin family protein yields the protein MKIEILGTGCTKCKALEENAKKAVADAGIFAQVEKVEDIQKIMEYGVMSTPALVINGEIKSTGKLLNSEEIKAFF from the coding sequence ATGAAAATAGAAATATTAGGTACAGGATGTACAAAGTGCAAAGCCTTGGAAGAAAATGCAAAAAAAGCAGTTGCAGATGCTGGAATTTTTGCCCAAGTTGAAAAAGTAGAAGATATACAAAAAATCATGGAATATGGAGTTATGAGTACTCCTGCACTTGTGATAAACGGTGAAATCAAATCTACTGGAAAATTATTAAATAGTGAAGAGATAAAAGCATTTTTTTGA
- a CDS encoding TonB-dependent siderophore receptor, with translation MKKKLVIAMSLFASQGLIFADQLDTVVVQGAQESYFEQNSSSSMKGESSDKKTPYTVSVTKGTLIDDLQAQRIEDTFDYTTGVTKVGKNADAIMIRGFDLSLENIKVNGMSGLISRMGSPSTANVERIEVVKGPTSVLYGAMQPGGLVNIVTKRPQSVQKTTLETSLQTYMSNGVSEFGSDNGITTTLDTTGPINENLFYRFIAVGEKLNSYRDNVDFKNLYIYPSLLWNASDNTSLLVAMEYGHEDGSADDGLFVANHDISTAANLNTVYQEKDDYDNDEGKAFDINLDHYISDNLFFNFDWRSVFHTDERKLYENKSVNQGATVSDTTLTRRNRHQYNERDWHSFDTNLNLDTIIADMKHSLTFGLAGNYRKTDYDRIAQGGFVTPNINIYNPIHGGTAVINQKDRRKTQYYSTGVYLQDKISLTDKLTLVGSARVDKTKIDFECSRGPCVSPDKIKKSRDFVGSIGTIYNINDVFSVYGSLAQSYDPSSAERTDTSGNFLDTEKSKQYEIGTKINVSKEFNTGISFYKINKENVAEQISGTDFYEISGEVESKGVELEVQWLPTANWQFKSGYAYNKAKYVSGKFVGNTQALTPEVTAYIFTRYNIPKKIYDGRLGLSTGISYRDKIYTNSAVAKRVELPSYARVDVGAYYSINDWDFSLNIENITDKKYYESGREDNRIFSGEPRKFTINIKRTF, from the coding sequence ATGAAAAAAAAATTAGTTATTGCAATGTCTTTATTTGCTTCTCAAGGATTAATCTTTGCAGATCAATTAGACACAGTTGTAGTACAAGGAGCTCAAGAATCATATTTTGAACAGAACTCTTCTTCAAGTATGAAAGGTGAGTCAAGTGACAAAAAAACACCTTATACAGTCTCTGTGACAAAGGGAACTTTAATAGATGATTTGCAAGCTCAAAGAATAGAAGATACCTTTGATTATACAACAGGAGTAACAAAAGTTGGAAAGAATGCAGATGCCATAATGATACGTGGATTTGATCTTTCTTTAGAAAATATCAAAGTAAATGGTATGTCAGGACTTATAAGTAGAATGGGCTCACCTTCAACTGCAAATGTTGAGAGAATAGAAGTAGTAAAAGGTCCAACTTCTGTACTATATGGAGCGATGCAACCAGGAGGTTTAGTAAATATAGTAACTAAACGACCACAATCAGTACAGAAAACGACACTAGAAACATCTTTACAAACTTATATGTCTAATGGGGTTTCAGAATTTGGAAGTGATAATGGTATAACAACTACCCTAGATACAACAGGTCCTATAAATGAAAATCTCTTTTACAGATTTATAGCTGTTGGGGAAAAGTTAAATTCATATAGAGATAATGTTGATTTTAAAAATTTATACATCTATCCAAGTTTATTATGGAATGCTAGTGATAATACCTCTTTATTAGTTGCAATGGAATACGGACATGAAGATGGAAGTGCAGATGATGGACTATTTGTTGCAAATCATGATATATCAACAGCTGCAAATTTAAACACTGTTTATCAAGAAAAAGATGACTATGATAATGATGAAGGAAAAGCTTTTGATATTAATTTAGATCATTATATTAGTGATAATCTTTTCTTTAATTTTGACTGGAGAAGTGTATTTCATACAGATGAACGAAAACTTTATGAGAACAAAAGTGTTAACCAAGGAGCAACTGTATCAGATACAACACTAACAAGAAGAAATAGACATCAATACAATGAAAGAGATTGGCATAGTTTTGATACAAATTTAAATCTTGATACAATTATTGCAGATATGAAACATAGTTTGACTTTTGGATTAGCTGGAAATTATAGAAAAACTGATTATGATAGAATTGCTCAAGGAGGTTTTGTAACTCCAAATATAAATATCTATAATCCTATTCATGGGGGAACTGCTGTTATTAACCAAAAAGATAGAAGAAAAACACAATATTATAGCACAGGTGTTTATTTACAAGATAAAATAAGTCTAACCGATAAACTTACTCTTGTAGGTTCTGCTAGAGTAGATAAAACAAAAATTGATTTTGAGTGTTCAAGAGGACCTTGTGTATCACCTGATAAAATAAAAAAATCTAGAGATTTTGTTGGATCTATTGGGACAATTTACAATATTAATGATGTCTTTTCAGTGTATGGAAGTTTAGCACAAAGTTATGATCCTAGTAGTGCTGAAAGGACTGATACTTCTGGTAACTTCTTAGATACTGAAAAATCAAAACAATATGAAATTGGAACTAAAATTAATGTAAGTAAAGAGTTTAATACAGGAATTTCTTTTTATAAAATAAATAAAGAAAATGTAGCTGAACAGATTTCAGGAACTGATTTTTATGAAATTTCAGGTGAAGTAGAAAGTAAGGGTGTAGAACTAGAAGTTCAATGGTTACCTACTGCTAATTGGCAGTTTAAATCAGGGTATGCCTATAATAAAGCAAAATATGTATCTGGAAAATTTGTTGGAAATACACAAGCTCTTACTCCTGAGGTTACTGCATATATATTTACTAGATATAATATTCCCAAAAAAATATATGATGGAAGACTTGGATTATCAACAGGAATATCATATAGAGATAAAATATATACAAATTCAGCTGTAGCAAAAAGAGTAGAGTTACCATCATATGCAAGAGTTGATGTGGGAGCATATTATTCAATAAATGATTGGGATTTCTCATTAAATATTGAAAATATAACAGATAAAAAGTATTATGAATCAGGTAGAGAAGATAATAGAATTTTCTCTGGTGAACCTAGAAAATTCACTATCAATATTAAAAGAACATTTTAA
- a CDS encoding NAD(P)-dependent oxidoreductase, producing MSIGFIGLGNLGKAISSRLRDVGEEVIVYNRNADKIKDLGYEIALTPKELLKKCDTIFMCLFDSPAVNNIFSMPGGLLCEELKGKTIIDLTTNHYEDVLKFHEAVNTLGGNYLENPVFGSVAPALKGELTVVSSGKKEVFENAKPILEKIAKEIFYLEKPSSATKMKLINNLCLGSFMATLAECTALAENCEIPKAKALEILGVGGGQSLVLKAKTQKLIDEDFSPHFSNSAINKDLHLLQNLAFSLNQPLYSAAIPKELFSKMKMLGKGDEDFSSIYQLFKNK from the coding sequence ATGTCAATAGGATTTATAGGACTAGGAAATTTAGGTAAAGCTATTTCATCAAGATTAAGAGATGTTGGTGAGGAAGTAATTGTATACAATAGAAATGCTGATAAAATCAAAGATTTAGGTTATGAAATTGCATTAACACCAAAAGAGTTATTAAAAAAATGTGATACTATTTTTATGTGTTTGTTTGATTCACCAGCTGTTAATAATATTTTTTCAATGCCAGGTGGATTATTGTGTGAAGAACTAAAAGGTAAAACAATTATTGATTTGACTACAAATCATTATGAGGATGTTTTAAAGTTCCATGAAGCAGTAAACACCTTGGGTGGTAACTATTTGGAAAATCCAGTTTTCGGAAGTGTAGCACCAGCACTTAAAGGTGAACTGACAGTTGTAAGTTCTGGTAAAAAAGAGGTTTTTGAAAATGCAAAACCAATTTTAGAAAAAATAGCTAAAGAGATATTTTATTTAGAAAAACCTTCAAGTGCTACTAAAATGAAGCTTATCAATAATCTTTGTTTAGGCTCTTTTATGGCAACACTTGCAGAGTGTACTGCTTTAGCTGAAAATTGTGAGATTCCAAAAGCTAAAGCTTTAGAGATTTTGGGTGTAGGTGGTGGTCAATCACTTGTACTAAAAGCAAAAACTCAAAAGCTAATTGACGAAGATTTTTCTCCACACTTCTCAAATAGTGCAATAAATAAAGACTTACATCTACTTCAAAATTTAGCCTTTAGTTTAAATCAACCACTATATAGTGCTGCTATTCCTAAAGAATTATTCTCAAAAATGAAGATGTTAGGTAAGGGTGATGAAGATTTTTCATCAATTTATCAATTATTTAAAAATAAATAA
- a CDS encoding PepSY-associated TM helix domain-containing protein gives MDIGTSSKYKKVNEDTLFYKAAWRWHFYAGIFVTPFMLILAVTGMLMMYIGYFDGRDGEKVTVPVPPNAIMLTLQEQSNIALSTHPKGKLVEWIKASEPNRVNVFRIKDSDGSQSMVAVNPYNGKIVNEWLRRQGWYDLADDIHSDLLLGPIGDRMLEIAAGFAIILIITGVYLWWPKDRKIRDFLIPKLSLKGRLFWKEVHVSLGVYVSIFFFLFLLSGMSWTGIWGGKIFQAWSTFPAQKWDKIPLSSETHASLNYGPSAGMPWAIEETPLPASGSKLGVDGTLPNEAVNIDSIERLAQRIGFEGRYRVSFPKGKTGVWTINQDTMNSDAPNPFADKTVHVDRYTGHVLAKVTFDDYSLAGKTMAVSIPIHMGLVTIWNLIINTIICLSVIVLSITGVIMWWKRRPKDSGFKLVPPPIPSKLPHWHNAMILMLALSLFFPLAGITLVCVLLLDMFVLSRIPILKKIFK, from the coding sequence ATGGATATAGGAACATCTAGTAAATATAAAAAAGTAAATGAAGATACACTTTTTTATAAAGCCGCTTGGCGCTGGCATTTTTATGCAGGAATATTTGTAACACCTTTTATGTTGATACTTGCAGTAACTGGTATGCTTATGATGTATATTGGTTATTTTGATGGAAGAGATGGGGAAAAGGTAACTGTTCCTGTACCACCAAATGCTATTATGCTTACTTTACAAGAACAATCAAATATTGCTTTATCAACTCATCCAAAAGGAAAATTAGTAGAGTGGATAAAAGCTTCAGAACCAAATAGAGTAAATGTTTTTAGAATAAAAGATTCTGATGGTAGCCAATCTATGGTTGCTGTAAACCCATACAATGGTAAAATTGTAAATGAATGGCTTAGAAGACAAGGTTGGTATGATTTAGCTGATGATATTCATAGTGATCTACTTTTAGGACCTATTGGTGATCGGATGTTAGAAATAGCTGCTGGTTTTGCTATTATTTTGATTATTACAGGAGTTTATCTTTGGTGGCCAAAAGATAGAAAAATAAGAGACTTTTTGATTCCAAAACTATCACTAAAAGGTCGTCTTTTTTGGAAAGAAGTACATGTTTCACTTGGGGTTTATGTATCTATTTTCTTTTTTCTATTTTTATTATCTGGTATGTCTTGGACTGGTATTTGGGGTGGAAAAATCTTCCAAGCATGGAGCACTTTCCCTGCCCAAAAATGGGATAAAATACCACTTTCTAGTGAAACTCATGCTTCATTAAACTATGGTCCATCAGCTGGAATGCCTTGGGCAATAGAAGAGACTCCTCTTCCTGCTTCTGGTTCAAAATTAGGAGTAGATGGGACACTTCCAAATGAAGCTGTAAATATAGATAGTATAGAAAGACTTGCCCAAAGAATTGGTTTTGAAGGAAGATATAGAGTATCTTTTCCAAAAGGGAAAACAGGTGTATGGACAATAAATCAAGATACTATGAATAGTGATGCTCCAAATCCTTTTGCAGACAAAACAGTTCATGTGGATAGATATACAGGGCACGTTTTAGCAAAGGTTACTTTTGATGATTATTCACTTGCAGGTAAAACTATGGCTGTATCTATTCCTATTCATATGGGATTGGTAACTATTTGGAATCTTATAATTAATACAATAATTTGTCTATCAGTTATAGTTTTAAGTATTACAGGTGTTATTATGTGGTGGAAAAGAAGACCCAAAGACTCTGGATTTAAATTAGTTCCTCCTCCTATTCCAAGTAAATTGCCCCATTGGCATAATGCTATGATTCTTATGTTAGCTCTTTCTTTATTTTTCCCATTAGCAGGTATTACTTTAGTTTGTGTTTTATTATTGGATATGTTTGTTTTATCTCGTATTCCAATACTTAAAAAAATATTTAAATAA